A region from the Rubrivirga sp. SAORIC476 genome encodes:
- a CDS encoding YbjN domain-containing protein: protein MCFRYLSTLFLAASSLAVQAQSVTASNPRSLVDALQSAGYRGELDADSSGDPLVRSASEGTNWAIYFYGCENNRNCSSVQFHAGFEVSDKLPLATANEWNRSWRFGSAYSDVNGNAHLQWDLNLDEGGISRALFLDTLELWNLAVGRFRDHIGR, encoded by the coding sequence ATGTGCTTTCGCTACCTCTCGACGCTCTTCCTTGCCGCCAGTTCGCTCGCCGTTCAGGCGCAAAGCGTGACGGCCTCCAACCCTCGCAGCCTGGTCGATGCGCTCCAGTCGGCGGGGTACCGCGGGGAACTCGACGCCGACAGTTCGGGCGACCCGCTGGTTCGAAGCGCCTCGGAGGGGACCAACTGGGCGATCTACTTCTACGGCTGTGAGAACAACCGGAACTGCTCGTCTGTGCAGTTCCACGCCGGGTTCGAGGTCAGCGACAAGCTGCCCCTCGCCACCGCCAACGAATGGAACCGCAGCTGGCGGTTCGGCTCGGCGTACTCCGATGTGAATGGGAACGCCCACCTGCAGTGGGATCTGAACCTGGACGAAGGCGGCATCAGCCGGGCGCTCTTCCTCGATACGCTGGAGTTGTGGAACCTGGCCGTCGGGCGGTTCCGGGACCACATCGGCCGATGA
- a CDS encoding nuclear transport factor 2 family protein, whose amino-acid sequence MPTLQESVADLNARILQGDILGAFEDYYADDVVMIDQGMPPREGKDVNRAYEEAFVNGLTEFRGAEVKAVGIDEEAGKALVEWFFDFTHADYGSQTYDQVAVQTWKDGKIVEERFYKIA is encoded by the coding sequence ATGCCTACGCTCCAGGAATCCGTCGCCGACCTCAACGCCCGCATCCTCCAGGGCGACATCCTCGGCGCCTTCGAGGACTACTACGCCGACGATGTCGTCATGATCGACCAGGGCATGCCGCCCCGTGAAGGCAAGGACGTCAACCGTGCCTATGAGGAGGCCTTCGTGAACGGCCTCACCGAGTTCCGCGGCGCCGAAGTCAAGGCTGTCGGCATCGACGAAGAGGCTGGCAAGGCGCTCGTCGAGTGGTTCTTCGACTTCACCCACGCGGACTACGGCTCGCAGACCTACGACCAGGTCGCGGTCCAGACGTGGAAGGACGGCAAGATCGTCGAGGAGCGCTTCTACAAGATCGCGTAG